The genomic window TAAGCATATAAAATATCAACCAGAATATTGATGACTACAAATACGAAAGCTATAAAAAGAATAGAACCCATCACTACCGGAAAATCAGACATTTCCAAAGCGGTTACTGTTGTTCTGCCTAATCCGTTATAACCGAAAATGTACTCAACAAAAAAAGAACCCGCCAGCAATGAGGCAAACCATCCTGAAATGGCCGTAATTACCGGATTCATAGCATTCTTTAAAGCATGTTTATAAATTATGGCATTTCTACTTAAGCCTTTGGCCCTTGCGGTCCTAATATAATCCTGCGCCAAAACATCGAGCATTGCGCTTCTGGTTAACTGCACAATAATAGCCAAAGGCCTCAAACCAAGGGTAATCATTGGCAGCCATAGGTTTCTTAAGGTTAATACTTCACCATTAAAGGGATCGTAAGAATATAAGCTGCCGCTCATTTTTAAGCCTGTATAATTGCTCAGCACAAAGCCGAAAAGCCAGGCAATAATAATCCCCGCAAAAAAAGAAGGCGCTGATATACCCAGAATGGCAAATGCATTGGCCGATTTATCAATCCACGAATCTTTATAAACTGCTGAAAGCACACCCAAAAACACACCGATTATCGTTGCAAAAATCATTGCCGTTAAAGCCAAGATAAAAGTATTCGGTACCGTTTCGGAAAGTATAGCTGTTACATCACGTTTGGTCTGGTAAGAACTACGGAGGTAAGGCCATTTAATCACCAATGCCTTTTTATCAAAGGCCATCAGTTTTGCGTAATGATATTTCTGTTGATTGGTGCTATCGTTATCCAGAATGCTAATTGGTGATAAATCGTTGATATATAAAACGAACTGAACAGGTTTAGATCGGTCTAAGCCAAACTCTTTACGAACGGCTTCGAGCGATTGTACATCAGCCCTTTGCCCCATCGTCATCCGTGCGGGATCGCCAGGCAAAATATTAAACAGCACAAAAACAACCAATATTACACCGCCCATTACCAGCAGTCCATACATCAGTTTTTTTAGTGCGTATCCGATCATATTTATTTATCGAAATATTTCCGACTGAGCTGGTCGAAAGTGGGTACATTATGAAAATGCCATTTATTGATTACCACTCCGTTCTTCATCAATAAGACACCAGGATTTGCCCTAAC from Flavobacterium sp. W4I14 includes these protein-coding regions:
- a CDS encoding peptide/nickel transport system permease protein (product_source=KO:K02033; cath_funfam=1.10.3720.10; cog=COG0601; ko=KO:K02033; pfam=PF00528,PF19300; superfamily=161098; transmembrane_helix_parts=Outside_1_9,TMhelix_10_32,Inside_33_129,TMhelix_130_152,Outside_153_166,TMhelix_167_189,Inside_190_275,TMhelix_276_298,Outside_299_317,TMhelix_318_340,Inside_341_351), whose product is MIGYALKKLMYGLLVMGGVILVVFVLFNILPGDPARMTMGQRADVQSLEAVRKEFGLDRSKPVQFVLYINDLSPISILDNDSTNQQKYHYAKLMAFDKKALVIKWPYLRSSYQTKRDVTAILSETVPNTFILALTAMIFATIIGVFLGVLSAVYKDSWIDKSANAFAILGISAPSFFAGIIIAWLFGFVLSNYTGLKMSGSLYSYDPFNGEVLTLRNLWLPMITLGLRPLAIIVQLTRSAMLDVLAQDYIRTARAKGLSRNAIIYKHALKNAMNPVITAISGWFASLLAGSFFVEYIFGYNGLGRTTVTALEMSDFPVVMGSILFIAFVFVVINILVDILYAYVDPRVKLS